Proteins encoded together in one bacterium window:
- the tnpA gene encoding IS200/IS605 family transposase — protein sequence MYHLVWIPKYRKRILKGAIAKRIEELFRQCAEVNRWEIHELNIQSDHVHMLIQIKPSISVSMVVQLFKGGSSKIMREEFAELEEFLWGDSFWADGYFAETVGQCSEEAIRKYIQNQ from the coding sequence ATGTACCACTTAGTTTGGATCCCAAAATATAGAAAAAGGATACTAAAGGGAGCTATAGCAAAACGTATTGAAGAATTGTTTCGGCAGTGTGCAGAAGTAAATCGATGGGAAATTCATGAGCTGAACATTCAGTCAGATCATGTTCACATGCTGATTCAGATAAAGCCGAGCATAAGTGTTAGTATGGTTGTTCAGCTGTTCAAGGGTGGTAGTAGCAAGATAATGAGAGAAGAGTTTGCAGAATTGGAAGAATTTTTGTGGGGAGATAGCTTCTGGGCAGATGGCTATTTTGCAGAAACAGTTGGCCAGTGCAGCGAAGAAGCTATCAGAAAATATATTCAGAACCAGTGA
- the rpoD gene encoding RNA polymerase sigma factor RpoD, whose amino-acid sequence MANKNKRGTVKSTKKKIVTGKKVVAKKAKLVKKKVTKAVVGKSTTKKVVVVKKKLVKKAAPAKKSVSVKAPVKTKVVAKVVAKKPVADVEKKKSSVKESVIKKTVKKTEPVVVSKVTNPKPKTEPKFPSKASVVKKKPKAESSSGPFSVFKEAAKNTLKKIFSTHKANQDSKARLESTAKKIEKKVEKKNDFVAAPSVPSEPAMGLKSVEKQIEVLIEKGSSEGVLTYEELIAFSKKNHLQEEDVNELLRILDKENIDLIAQEELDADGGDFASLNSEEERVPFKGMKPDIESSLDTVDEDESLDDDEDDLDIREIEKLKELVEPSQLNDPVKLYLKEIGKIPLLNKKTEKVIAEKIAKGKRDSIDTISQFPFVSKEIIHMEERISKDPIFLKDLIQFSDFDEDNSPKFEEEKNKLLKTIAKLREIEDNEQKIYRSYRGQLENEAKKKEMLAAVEDNKKKIIDVVKSIKLSNKQIRKFGKRVEKIVAKIQERVIEIKGCDEKLKFYNGIKDKNEADLAQIVEFENKIRAANKIIKKCEAEAGLSKERVEKLYKQFVVAQRSDKYAKDDLARANLRLVVNIAKKYINRGLHFLDLIQEGNIGLLKAVEKFEFERGFKFSTYATWWIRQAITRAIADQSRTIRVPVHMVETLSKINKITRAYVQEEGREPSYAELAKELNLDEKKIKNIIKISKEPVSLETPVGDSDDTYLKDFIEDENEYTPVDAVVNDDLKERVREILKTLTPREEKVLKMRFGIDVASEHTLEEVGKDFSVTRERIRQIEVKALRKLRHPSRSKKLQSFFDKEFDLANTDSLE is encoded by the coding sequence ATGGCCAATAAAAATAAGCGTGGTACCGTGAAAAGCACTAAGAAAAAAATTGTTACTGGTAAGAAAGTTGTTGCAAAAAAAGCTAAGCTTGTGAAAAAAAAGGTCACCAAGGCAGTTGTTGGTAAATCAACTACAAAAAAAGTTGTAGTTGTAAAAAAGAAGCTTGTCAAAAAAGCTGCCCCAGCAAAAAAATCTGTTTCAGTCAAAGCCCCTGTAAAAACTAAGGTTGTTGCCAAAGTTGTAGCAAAGAAACCGGTTGCAGATGTTGAGAAGAAGAAAAGTTCTGTTAAAGAATCTGTTATAAAAAAAACAGTCAAAAAAACTGAGCCTGTTGTTGTATCTAAAGTTACCAATCCTAAACCAAAGACAGAGCCGAAGTTTCCTTCAAAAGCTTCTGTGGTAAAAAAGAAGCCAAAAGCTGAGTCATCGTCAGGACCTTTTTCGGTGTTCAAAGAAGCAGCCAAAAATACTCTAAAAAAGATTTTTTCTACGCATAAAGCCAATCAAGACAGCAAGGCCAGGCTTGAAAGTACGGCAAAAAAAATAGAAAAAAAAGTTGAGAAAAAAAACGATTTTGTTGCAGCCCCGTCTGTGCCTTCAGAACCAGCAATGGGTCTTAAAAGTGTTGAAAAACAAATTGAAGTTTTGATCGAAAAAGGCAGCAGTGAAGGTGTTTTAACTTACGAAGAGCTGATTGCATTTAGCAAAAAAAATCATTTACAAGAAGAAGATGTTAATGAACTTTTGCGTATTCTAGATAAAGAAAATATTGATTTGATTGCGCAAGAAGAGCTTGATGCTGATGGCGGTGACTTTGCAAGTTTGAATAGCGAAGAAGAGCGAGTTCCTTTCAAAGGCATGAAGCCTGATATCGAGTCGTCTCTTGATACGGTTGATGAAGACGAAAGTCTTGATGACGATGAAGATGATCTTGATATTCGCGAAATTGAAAAGCTTAAAGAGCTTGTTGAGCCAAGTCAGCTTAACGATCCGGTAAAACTTTATTTAAAAGAAATTGGTAAAATTCCTCTTTTAAATAAGAAAACTGAAAAAGTTATTGCTGAAAAAATTGCAAAAGGTAAGCGTGACTCTATTGATACTATTTCACAGTTTCCTTTTGTTTCTAAAGAAATTATTCATATGGAAGAGCGGATTTCTAAAGATCCTATCTTTCTTAAAGACCTAATTCAGTTTTCAGATTTTGATGAAGATAATTCGCCAAAATTTGAAGAAGAAAAAAATAAGCTGTTAAAAACGATTGCAAAGCTTCGTGAAATTGAAGATAACGAACAAAAGATTTATCGTTCGTATCGCGGCCAGCTTGAAAATGAAGCTAAGAAAAAAGAGATGCTTGCAGCCGTTGAAGACAACAAAAAGAAGATTATTGACGTTGTTAAAAGCATTAAGCTTTCTAATAAACAGATTCGTAAATTTGGTAAACGTGTTGAAAAGATTGTTGCCAAGATTCAAGAGCGCGTTATCGAAATTAAAGGTTGCGATGAGAAGCTTAAGTTTTACAATGGCATCAAAGACAAAAACGAAGCTGACTTAGCACAAATTGTTGAATTCGAAAATAAAATTAGAGCTGCTAACAAGATTATCAAAAAGTGTGAAGCAGAAGCAGGTTTATCTAAAGAAAGAGTTGAAAAACTGTATAAGCAGTTTGTGGTTGCCCAGCGCAGCGACAAATATGCCAAAGATGATCTCGCTCGTGCTAACTTGCGCCTTGTGGTAAATATTGCAAAAAAATATATCAACCGTGGCCTGCACTTTCTTGATTTGATTCAAGAAGGAAACATTGGTTTGCTTAAAGCCGTTGAAAAGTTTGAGTTTGAGCGTGGTTTCAAATTCTCCACGTATGCAACGTGGTGGATCCGTCAGGCCATTACGCGCGCCATTGCTGACCAATCCCGTACTATTCGGGTTCCAGTCCACATGGTTGAAACGCTGAGTAAGATTAATAAAATTACGCGCGCATACGTTCAAGAAGAAGGCCGTGAGCCATCATATGCTGAATTGGCAAAAGAATTAAACTTGGACGAAAAGAAGATCAAGAATATTATCAAAATCTCCAAAGAGCCGGTGTCGTTGGAAACACCGGTGGGTGATAGCGATGATACGTACTTGAAAGACTTTATTGAGGACGAGAACGAATACACGCCAGTTGATGCGGTGGTTAACGACGACTTGAAAGAACGTGTTCGAGAAATTCTTAAAACGCTTACTCCGCGTGAAGAGAAAGTTCTGAAGATGCGTTTTGGTATCGACGTTGCTTCCGAGCACACGCTTGAAGAAGTTGGTAAAGACTTTTCTGTAACGCGTGAGCGGATCAGACAGATTGAAGTTAAAGCATTGCGTAAGCTGCGTCATCCATCGCGTAGCAAGAAATTGCAAAGCTTCTTTGACAAGGAGTTTGATCTTGCTAATACCGATTCACTTGAATAA
- a CDS encoding pyridoxamine 5'-phosphate oxidase family protein: MAKHVGIKLPEDLIEMLKKENTVAVLATFSEKGVPNTTPIQCIYPKGQESLLLSIHKEHTGYLNMVWQKKVMICFMGEGNVAYSILGRAGVVRAPSIVHPLMNIVRIDIIDIKSDRSILTKVDQGITWSYTSAEAEELEKSLFKELRDLSRTL; this comes from the coding sequence ATGGCTAAGCATGTCGGTATTAAGTTACCTGAAGATCTCATTGAGATGTTGAAAAAAGAAAATACGGTAGCAGTACTCGCCACCTTTTCAGAAAAAGGTGTGCCAAATACAACGCCTATTCAATGCATTTACCCCAAGGGACAAGAAAGCTTGCTTCTCAGTATTCATAAAGAGCATACTGGATACTTGAACATGGTCTGGCAAAAAAAAGTCATGATCTGTTTTATGGGCGAAGGAAACGTAGCTTACAGTATTCTTGGCCGCGCTGGCGTTGTACGTGCACCATCAATAGTTCATCCACTCATGAATATTGTACGTATTGACATTATAGACATCAAGAGCGACCGCTCTATTTTAACAAAAGTGGACCAAGGCATTACCTGGAGCTATACTTCTGCTGAAGCTGAAGAGTTGGAAAAAAGCTTGTTTAAAGAATTACGTGATTTATCTCGAACACTGTAA
- the hemW gene encoding radical SAM family heme chaperone HemW, translating into MSTKQKLFSLYIHWPFCSTKCNYCDFVAFEQHADFQDAYHHALLKEIEHFVATNPLYTPDITTIFMGGGTPSLYPLDYMAQLFETLKKHFNFSGIKEFSMEANPADINEERLDAWESFGINRLSMGVQVLDDNVLLKLNRRQRTADVTNALKIIPKYFNNFSMDFILGLPGVSDQTWDASIDCALASQAKHISIYFLMVHEKTPLYFQVQKGKVKLHDDADLIAQYEKTIAKLTANGFEQYEISNFARPGYASIHNQAYWERLPYQGFGIGACSFDGSRRFMNEKNLTTYLTNVFNKNFENLSTCENLTPEQEKLEMLMLGLRQNKGVGLHRMVYYLDTEKKQRVFEAIEHLKSQGLLIQNGDQIRLTLQGMALENEIILKLI; encoded by the coding sequence ATGAGTACCAAACAAAAACTTTTTTCATTATACATCCATTGGCCGTTTTGCAGCACTAAATGCAATTACTGCGACTTTGTTGCGTTTGAGCAACACGCCGATTTTCAAGATGCTTATCATCATGCCTTACTCAAAGAGATAGAACATTTTGTGGCCACCAACCCGCTCTACACACCAGACATCACCACGATATTTATGGGCGGCGGGACACCAAGCCTCTATCCGCTGGACTACATGGCCCAGCTCTTTGAAACGCTTAAAAAGCATTTTAATTTTAGCGGCATCAAAGAATTTAGTATGGAAGCCAACCCGGCAGATATTAATGAAGAGCGGCTTGATGCCTGGGAATCTTTTGGGATCAATCGTTTGAGCATGGGCGTTCAAGTGTTGGACGACAACGTGTTGCTTAAACTTAACCGCCGCCAGCGCACTGCCGACGTTACCAATGCGCTCAAAATTATTCCAAAATATTTTAATAATTTTTCTATGGACTTTATTTTGGGCCTGCCTGGTGTTTCAGACCAAACCTGGGATGCAAGTATTGACTGCGCATTGGCAAGCCAAGCGAAACATATTTCCATTTATTTTTTAATGGTGCACGAAAAGACCCCGCTCTACTTTCAGGTACAAAAAGGGAAGGTCAAACTGCATGACGATGCCGACCTAATTGCTCAGTACGAAAAAACCATTGCTAAACTTACCGCCAACGGTTTTGAGCAATATGAAATTTCTAATTTTGCGCGCCCTGGCTATGCGTCGATACATAACCAAGCCTACTGGGAGCGCCTACCCTACCAAGGTTTTGGGATTGGTGCCTGTTCGTTTGACGGCTCCAGGCGCTTTATGAACGAGAAAAATCTCACAACCTACCTCACGAACGTCTTTAATAAGAATTTTGAAAATTTATCAACATGCGAAAACCTCACACCAGAGCAAGAAAAGCTCGAAATGCTCATGCTGGGCCTACGACAAAATAAGGGTGTGGGCTTGCATCGTATGGTATACTATTTAGACACAGAAAAAAAACAACGAGTTTTTGAGGCAATTGAGCATCTCAAAAGCCAAGGACTGCTCATTCAAAATGGCGACCAGATCAGGCTTACACTTCAGGGCATGGCCCTGGAAAACGAGATAATTTTAAAGCTGATTTAA
- a CDS encoding DUF4381 family protein, with protein sequence MDAKTDFFDIYDYVYQPVWQTTPFKIGSGVMAVLLLAALIGLIIYLRRRKKQLSPWEWALREIASISLEKCVKKSDFKKVYFQLTDILKQYFQKRYGWQTINKTDDELINYLTKQQFAYALLTELQKMLEGSLWVKFANQEMLKTQAQKDLKTAVRVIEETLPRDNAKK encoded by the coding sequence ATGGACGCAAAAACTGATTTTTTTGATATTTACGATTATGTGTACCAGCCAGTGTGGCAAACAACGCCGTTTAAAATTGGATCGGGCGTTATGGCGGTTCTGCTGCTGGCCGCACTTATTGGTCTTATCATTTATTTAAGACGTCGTAAAAAACAGCTCTCGCCATGGGAGTGGGCACTACGCGAAATCGCCAGCATTTCGCTTGAAAAATGCGTAAAAAAAAGCGATTTTAAAAAAGTATATTTTCAATTGACCGACATTTTAAAACAGTATTTTCAGAAACGATATGGTTGGCAAACCATTAATAAAACCGACGATGAACTGATCAACTACCTTACCAAGCAGCAGTTTGCTTATGCGCTGCTGACCGAGCTCCAGAAAATGCTTGAAGGCTCGCTGTGGGTAAAATTTGCCAACCAAGAAATGCTCAAGACGCAAGCGCAAAAAGATTTAAAGACGGCGGTGCGCGTGATTGAAGAAACATTGCCACGAGACAACGCGAAAAAATAA
- a CDS encoding glycosyltransferase — translation MKILHIITSLKLGGAETMLYRFLAQSSQDQRYQHVVAYFYDGPFVKKIRDLGVPVIKISGLFFCYDFVAFYRLNALINSFKPTLIHSSLWSANIIARLFAFFYQLPLMCDLHGNAAHEGSVRNLLDSITATIPKKIVAVADGVKTAYEKTIIGAQRDQAKRTAVTQSLVVIKNGIDVCELHEYVQQAPLARCELGLHENDFVIGSVGRLDAIKSYDVLVKAFAVLLTTIKPAGQPVKLCLVGGGQDEEKIKALVAQLGISAHVVLTGARADGARFYQLFECFALSSQSEGLSVAVLEAMAFGLPIVSTCAGKSHEVLVDGTNGFLVPVNDEQALANALQQLYDKRSLAVKMGRANRDLVECDYALDCMVARYHALYDELGAT, via the coding sequence ATGAAGATTTTGCATATCATTACCAGTTTAAAATTGGGCGGTGCAGAGACGATGCTCTATCGTTTTCTTGCTCAATCAAGCCAAGATCAGCGTTATCAACATGTAGTTGCCTATTTTTACGATGGCCCTTTTGTTAAAAAAATTCGCGATCTTGGCGTTCCTGTTATCAAAATTTCCGGATTATTTTTTTGCTACGACTTTGTAGCGTTTTATCGACTTAATGCTTTAATTAATTCTTTTAAGCCAACGCTGATTCATTCTTCGTTGTGGTCTGCCAATATTATTGCTCGTCTTTTTGCATTTTTTTATCAACTGCCGTTGATGTGCGATCTGCATGGCAATGCGGCTCATGAAGGTTCTGTACGCAATTTGTTGGATAGTATAACTGCGACTATTCCTAAAAAAATTGTGGCTGTTGCTGATGGTGTCAAAACGGCATATGAAAAAACGATTATTGGTGCCCAGCGCGACCAAGCGAAGCGAACGGCAGTTACGCAATCGCTTGTTGTTATTAAAAATGGGATTGATGTGTGCGAGCTGCATGAGTATGTCCAGCAGGCGCCGCTTGCGCGATGTGAGCTTGGTTTGCATGAGAATGATTTTGTAATTGGCTCGGTTGGGCGGCTTGATGCCATAAAATCGTACGATGTTTTGGTAAAAGCTTTTGCAGTTTTGCTTACAACTATAAAGCCTGCTGGCCAGCCAGTAAAACTCTGTCTTGTTGGTGGTGGGCAGGACGAAGAAAAAATAAAAGCATTAGTTGCGCAGCTTGGTATTAGTGCGCATGTTGTGCTGACTGGTGCGCGCGCAGATGGTGCTCGTTTTTACCAACTCTTTGAGTGTTTTGCGTTGTCTTCACAAAGTGAGGGACTATCGGTTGCCGTTTTGGAAGCAATGGCTTTTGGTTTACCAATTGTTTCAACTTGTGCAGGGAAGTCGCACGAAGTGTTGGTTGATGGCACAAATGGATTTTTGGTGCCAGTCAACGACGAGCAAGCATTGGCTAACGCATTGCAGCAGTTGTATGATAAGCGTTCATTAGCTGTAAAAATGGGCCGAGCAAATAGAGATTTAGTTGAGTGTGATTATGCGCTTGATTGCATGGTTGCTCGTTACCATGCTCTTTACGATGAGCTTGGTGCTACGTAG
- the serS gene encoding serine--tRNA ligase, translated as MIDLSRLRQDPETIKTLILRKEPGFAIDSLIDLDQRVRSIRSDVEQLRKEKNELAKQGAGGVTAQVRERAIQLGKDLKTKEQDLEVAEKEFNHLWLSCPNIPQDDIPVGDKADNKVVKTFGQKPVFSFTPKNHVELNEQAQWFDLQVGAAIAGSQFVFYNEFGTKIIYALTSLMLRNNVKHGFKPVLPPALIQEKGLYNAGNLPKFEGDFYKVNDENLCLIPTSEVSLTNLHADQIIAGDQLPLRYTAWTSCFRREAGSHGANDRGLIRIHQFEKVELFAITKPEDSNNELDRMVAAAEDILQSLGLHYRITLLAAQDCSFQSAKTFDIEVWLPGQDRFYEVSSCSNCQDFQARRASIRYRTKPEEKPCLVHTLNASSLALPRLMVALMETYQQEDGSIKLPEHVQKLIDNVW; from the coding sequence ATGATCGATTTAAGCAGACTACGACAAGACCCCGAAACTATAAAAACTCTCATTTTACGCAAAGAACCAGGCTTTGCGATAGACTCCCTGATCGACCTTGATCAACGCGTTAGATCGATCAGATCCGACGTTGAACAACTTCGCAAAGAAAAAAATGAACTAGCAAAACAAGGCGCTGGCGGCGTTACCGCGCAAGTACGCGAACGCGCCATTCAACTGGGCAAAGACCTTAAAACCAAAGAACAAGACCTTGAAGTAGCCGAGAAAGAATTTAACCACCTCTGGCTTTCATGCCCCAATATCCCGCAAGATGATATTCCGGTCGGCGACAAAGCAGACAATAAAGTGGTAAAAACATTCGGTCAAAAGCCGGTTTTTTCTTTCACGCCAAAAAATCACGTTGAGCTGAACGAACAAGCCCAATGGTTCGATTTACAAGTTGGCGCAGCCATTGCTGGCTCACAATTTGTTTTTTACAACGAATTCGGTACTAAAATTATTTATGCACTCACTTCTCTCATGCTCAGAAACAACGTTAAGCACGGCTTCAAACCAGTACTCCCGCCCGCTCTCATTCAAGAAAAAGGGCTGTACAATGCCGGCAACTTACCAAAATTTGAAGGCGACTTCTATAAAGTTAATGACGAAAATTTATGCCTGATTCCAACCTCAGAAGTCAGCTTGACCAATCTTCATGCCGACCAAATTATTGCGGGCGATCAGCTCCCGCTGCGCTATACCGCGTGGACCAGCTGCTTCCGTCGTGAAGCGGGCAGCCATGGCGCTAACGACCGCGGGCTGATTCGCATCCATCAATTTGAAAAGGTTGAGCTGTTTGCCATCACCAAGCCTGAAGATTCAAACAACGAGCTTGACCGCATGGTTGCAGCAGCGGAAGATATTTTGCAATCACTTGGCTTGCATTACCGCATTACACTGTTGGCAGCACAAGATTGCTCATTTCAATCTGCTAAAACATTTGATATTGAAGTATGGCTGCCTGGTCAGGACCGCTTTTATGAAGTATCTTCATGCAGCAACTGCCAAGATTTTCAAGCTCGCCGCGCCAGTATCAGATACCGCACCAAGCCTGAAGAAAAACCTTGTTTGGTGCACACGCTCAATGCATCATCATTGGCATTACCACGCTTGATGGTGGCACTCATGGAAACATATCAACAAGAAGATGGCAGCATAAAACTACCGGAGCATGTACAAAAACTTATTGATAACGTGTGGTAA
- a CDS encoding ATP-binding protein, whose amino-acid sequence MMIKRSIEDSLRAAAQKYPTLAILGPRQSGKTTVAQQVFPHHKYLSFEDILDIQEYVKRDPKGFLEEHANPHGLILDEFQHAPIILSYIQLAVDKDYKPGYFILTSSQNFLMNEAISQTLAGRIALFTLLPLSVQELVNASLLPETVETVIHQGMYPRIYAQNFAASWYQNYIRTYLECDVRQLKNIADLSLFQTFIRLCAGRIGQILNVASLANDCGITQVTANSWLTLLQVSYLVFLLQPHHKNFSKRLVKSPKIYFYDTGIACALLGIESAEEIYSHYLRGGLMENFVLTEILKQYYNHDRQPRVYFWRDKTEREVDFVLERGPELVPIEVKAGKTVSSDYFNNLNYWCTLAEVDPAKAFVVYAGKEGQKRSSGVVLGWQDVAEIFKAR is encoded by the coding sequence ATGATGATCAAGAGAAGTATTGAAGATAGTTTGCGTGCCGCGGCACAAAAATACCCCACGCTGGCCATTTTAGGCCCACGGCAGTCTGGCAAGACGACCGTTGCCCAGCAAGTTTTTCCTCACCATAAATATCTTTCGTTTGAAGATATTCTTGATATTCAAGAGTATGTTAAACGCGACCCAAAGGGATTTCTTGAAGAGCATGCCAATCCTCATGGTCTTATTTTGGATGAATTTCAACATGCGCCGATTATTCTTTCGTACATTCAATTGGCGGTTGATAAAGACTATAAACCAGGCTATTTTATTTTGACGAGCTCTCAAAACTTTTTAATGAATGAGGCTATCTCGCAAACGTTGGCAGGAAGGATTGCTCTTTTCACGCTCCTGCCGCTTTCTGTACAGGAACTTGTGAATGCGTCTTTGTTACCCGAAACGGTTGAAACCGTGATTCATCAAGGAATGTATCCGCGTATTTATGCGCAAAATTTTGCTGCCAGTTGGTATCAAAATTATATTAGAACGTATCTTGAGTGCGACGTACGGCAACTAAAAAACATTGCTGATTTATCGCTCTTTCAAACATTTATCCGGTTGTGTGCTGGTCGCATTGGCCAAATATTAAATGTTGCTTCGCTGGCTAATGATTGCGGCATTACGCAAGTAACCGCCAATTCGTGGCTTACGTTATTGCAAGTAAGTTATCTGGTGTTTTTATTGCAGCCGCACCACAAAAATTTTAGTAAGCGATTGGTAAAATCACCAAAAATTTATTTTTACGATACTGGCATTGCATGCGCACTTCTTGGCATAGAATCGGCAGAAGAGATTTATTCCCACTATCTGCGGGGCGGCTTGATGGAAAATTTTGTGTTAACCGAAATTTTGAAGCAGTACTACAACCATGACCGCCAGCCACGTGTTTATTTTTGGCGTGATAAAACTGAGCGAGAGGTCGATTTCGTTCTTGAGCGAGGTCCTGAACTGGTTCCTATCGAAGTTAAAGCAGGAAAAACCGTGTCGTCAGATTATTTTAATAATCTCAATTATTGGTGCACGCTTGCCGAGGTAGACCCAGCAAAAGCGTTTGTGGTGTATGCCGGAAAAGAAGGGCAGAAGCGTTCTTCTGGCGTTGTGCTTGGTTGGCAGGACGTGGCGGAAATTTTTAAAGCACGGTAG
- a CDS encoding DUF58 domain-containing protein, with protein sequence MIDNTIRTKIRKIKVHTKRVMQSSLSGDYLSAFKGSGLEFDQLREYNMGDDIRFIDWNSSAKMNKIMVKQFIEERDRTVIIAIDVSASSRYSSQSEQRKESIAQVATALAFIAEENKDKVGALFFSDKIEKWLPPSRGPLHVGSILETIFSLEPKNTGTNITEALRFLINAKKRNAIVFMLSDWINNTNDYAKLLKVASVEYDFIGMRFQDPCEINFPDIGLLEVHDPETNATYTLDTRTKHQKVSPLNLFITKEAHQQKEMFKKYNIDLLDFIIGRPFINPLIRFFHQRIRRQI encoded by the coding sequence ATGATTGACAATACCATCAGAACGAAAATTCGTAAGATTAAAGTCCATACCAAGCGCGTTATGCAAAGCAGCTTGTCGGGCGATTATTTGTCTGCCTTCAAGGGCTCAGGCTTGGAGTTTGATCAGCTGCGCGAATACAACATGGGCGATGATATCAGATTTATCGATTGGAACAGCTCGGCCAAAATGAACAAAATCATGGTCAAGCAGTTTATTGAAGAACGCGATCGTACCGTTATTATCGCCATCGACGTCTCGGCATCGTCGCGCTACAGCTCGCAGAGCGAACAACGTAAAGAAAGTATTGCACAAGTTGCTACCGCACTGGCTTTTATTGCCGAAGAAAATAAAGATAAAGTTGGTGCGCTCTTTTTTTCAGACAAGATTGAAAAATGGCTCCCGCCCAGCCGGGGGCCGCTTCATGTTGGTTCAATTTTAGAAACTATTTTTTCGCTTGAACCAAAAAACACCGGCACCAACATCACCGAAGCACTCCGCTTTTTGATTAATGCAAAAAAACGCAATGCGATTGTTTTTATGCTTTCAGACTGGATTAACAACACGAATGATTATGCAAAATTGCTCAAAGTTGCCAGCGTTGAATATGATTTTATTGGCATGCGCTTTCAGGATCCGTGCGAAATAAATTTCCCCGACATTGGTCTTTTGGAAGTTCACGACCCTGAAACAAACGCAACCTACACGCTTGATACGCGCACCAAACATCAAAAAGTAAGTCCGCTCAACCTTTTTATAACTAAAGAAGCACACCAACAAAAAGAGATGTTTAAAAAATATAACATTGATCTTTTGGACTTTATCATCGGCAGACCGTTTATTAATCCACTAATTAGGTTTTTCCACCAAAGAATTAGGAGACAAATCTAA